The genome window ctaactaaacccaaatacccatacatttacccacttataattcctaactagctagcccactaaggcttagcccattaaccaaacccaacaatatttcaaactataataaaataaataaagcccaaaacctttagaaattctctcccgctccctccctctcttgcgtccctgcactgccaacgaacaacatcacccaacgacaacagtccagcagccggcgaccacagtaatcagccaccataccaccgtcgtttaacaccaaatctaaccggaatccggtttctttgttattttgatgattttggttgatattataggagaaaaaaaggtaataaagttgttaaatatgtttgaaattttgtgtttttgacgttgtttatggttgtttagatgatttttagggtgattatgttgtttatatatttttagggtgattacaactaacgttatgatttctaggcttgaatagttgaaaattaaaattgaaacattatgttatggagcaacgaacttatgttatatagagaaagaattgtttaaaaaattagttttaaatgatgatttggatagatttcaaaaaatgaaaacccgtagggcgtcgacgttttaattatgtttgtaacaaagtttacatgtttttgattattatataaatttagtttgatgttcgtttgttttacatgacccgacccgacccgacccgatacgaaccgatttttttactcatatacctaggggcctaaaatttttaaaaatgttccgcacccccatgaagaaattcctgggtccgccactgtgtGATACAGTAAGATTAGAAATTATTATATAGTAAATAGtaataaaaaagaataaaagtgattattacatTATTTTACGTGTGTCTATTATCATACAGTACTTTCCTATGTCCTGTGTCACGGGTCTCATAACTTCACTTGGATAGAAAGTTACAGGCTTTACAATAAATGGAGAATATCTATATCTATCATAACCGTAACTAACCACATGCTCTTCATACTTCCAACCAAGTGTATCCCAGATCTTACACTGGACATGAAAACCAATTTTGCATGTCAAGTACTTGATAATTGATGAGGATTGCAATTTATGACCACAATATTTGCAGCAACCGTCACTTACAGATCCCGCAAGGTACGAAAAAGGATGCTCGTGATCTGAAGTAGCATACAAACCCCAAAACTTGATATTAAGTAATTGATACACGCCTTTCTGATGATCGATAGAATTAACATCTTGTTCGGACTGGAGAATAAGCGGGGCACAAGCAGAATGTATTGACTGGCCGCAAGCTTGACAGTGATAGAACCATATTTCAGGAATAAGCTCTTCTTCACAAACTTCACAGAAGTATTCACTCTTGTGGTTCTCGATTGGGAAGTAACTTAACTCAAGGGGGTGCTTGTCATACTTGTTCTTGATTCTTTTCGGCAAATGCAAAGCGCACTTGATATCCAAGTAGAAATCACAAATGCTACATCCAAAAAAGAACCCTCTAGTGGAAACATTACAAGCTTTACATAACCTGTATGCATCATGATCTAGTCTTGAAAGTACATGATTCGGATGTGCTTCATGCGTAATTCTTTCTGGTATAAATCCACAATGCACGTCGACTCTATAGTTGCACATGGAACAGCTGTATCCCAATCCATTGCAAGATAATCCACAAATGTTGCACCGGAACTCTACAAGCCGCGTGCCAGTTGTGGAGAAAAAGAGGACAAGCTTGTGTTGTGGGTGGCATGGATGGTTTTCAAGGGCACAAGGTAGTCTGGTGCACCACTCGTGGAGAAGAAAATCGCAACCATGATTGCACACATAAAACGGCGTTGTTGTAATCGGCTTCACACACCCATTGCATACTAACTTAATCCTCTTCATTGGGTTGTGTAACATACTTGGATCAGCTGCATTGATAAGGAGTAACGGGTGTTCATGATTGGAATATCTGTACAACCCCTTATCGTTGTTATCGATCAATGTGATTTGATCACAGTGTTCTCTAACAACGTGGCGGGGTAAGATGTGGTGGGATTCATCAGGGAGCGGGTAACGGAGAAGGTTAGGATAATCAGCAGCTTCAAAATTTGTATCACTTGTGCCTATTCCTAACACAATGAAAAAGGTAATTAAGCTATTTAATTTATATCCACTAAATCACCCACTACAGTATGATTTAAAATCGCTGTAAATATTTGCACACCAAATCCTAGCTTTATATACGCCGTGTATAGGTTTATACACGGCGTATAGCCGTCTTTTTCAATTTTCAAGAGAATTTCTGATTCACATCATGTGGTCACTTTAGAGTTTAGATACGttgcgtataggcctatacgcggCGTATATAAAGGGTGATTTTTTCACAAACATTTTTATTcaatatttattgttttagcaaacttttataataaGTAATATAAAAAACATTGTTAAGTATTCTATCATATAGTATaatataggtctcgtataggcctatggatgtaatatcgtatcatataaagtagtataagtctcgtatagacctatacgtgTAGTATAATATCATATcctatcgtatcgtatagtatagtatagtatagtataggtcttgtatagcactataggtgtagtataggtcccatATAGGAATGACAATTGGTGTAGTTTAGGTCCTGTATAGACCTGTAGGCCTATGCAAGACCTATAGGGGAcctatatatataaaacttaTACCACACTATATGATATGACAATACGATATGATACGTTACTATAGCATATGATACAACACCCGTATAACACTATAAGTGTAGTTTAGGTcctgtataggcctatacaagacctatagggaacctatacgagacttataatACACTATATGACATGCCAATCCGATATGATACGTTACAATAGCATACGATACAACACCCGTATAACACTATAGTGtagtttaggtcccgtataggcctatacaagacctatagggaaCCTATACGAGTCTTATaatacactatatgatacgatacaaCACCCGTATAttcctataggtgtagtataggtcccctATATGACTATTGGTGTAGTTAGGTCCCGTATAGccttataggcctatacgagacctataggAGACCTATACgcgacttatactacactatatgatacgatacaatacaatacaatatgaTACGTTACTATAGGATACGATACAACACCCGTATAAAACTATAGGTGTAGTTTAGGTCCCTGTAGGCTTATAGGCCTATACAAGACTTATAGGGaatctatacgagacttatactacactatatgaaACGACACGATACCAAACtatacgatactataggatagTAAAGGATACTATATGATACAATAAGATAAGATACTATACTACACGTGTAGgcttatacgagacttatactacattGTATTATACGATACTACATCCATACGCCTATACAAGGGATATACGAAACCTATACGAGACGTATACTATACGGATACGATACGATAGTTAacaatgttttttatttatttattttgttaaagTACTTATTAGAGAGCTTTGCTAAAACGATAGATAATGTATAAAAAAACCCACCCTTTATTTACGCCGCGTATACACCTATACACGGCGTATATAAAGGGGCAAAAATACCATTTTACCCCTGGATTGGGCTGTGTATAGCCCCCAAACCAGGGGAAATAGTATTTTTTTTCCTATACGCCACATATAGGCCTCTACGAGGCGTATACACGGTGAAAGTTTGGTAAAAATGcttatactacacctataggcctatacatGTGTTGTATCGTATcttatagtatcgtatcgtatcgtatcgtattatATCCTTtcatatcgtatagtgtagtataagccTGGTATAGGTCCCCATTTATAATCTACTATACTATATTACACATATACGAGACTTAAGttatactatgctatacgatactACATCTATACTTCTATACGAGGCCTATACGGGAgctata of Helianthus annuus cultivar XRQ/B chromosome 1, HanXRQr2.0-SUNRISE, whole genome shotgun sequence contains these proteins:
- the LOC110880575 gene encoding uncharacterized protein LOC110880575, with amino-acid sequence MLTLSCFSDLPDYIKCRICEGNFDNKFWIYQCSKCRFYIHLHCKTSRGDIFSRGIGTSDTNFEAADYPNLLRYPLPDESHHILPRHVVREHCDQITLIDNNDKGLYRYSNHEHPLLLINAADPSMLHNPMKRIKLVCNGCVKPITTTPFYVCNHGCDFLLHEWCTRLPCALENHPCHPQHKLVLFFSTTGTRLVEFRCNICGLSCNGLGYSCSMCNYRVDVHCGFIPERITHEAHPNHVLSRLDHDAYRLCKACNVSTRGFFFGCSICDFYLDIKCALHLPKRIKNKYDKHPLELSYFPIENHKSEYFCEVCEEELIPEIWFYHCQACGQSIHSACAPLILQSEQDVNSIDHQKGVYQLLNIKFWGLYATSDHEHPFSYLAGSVSDGCCKYCGHKLQSSSIIKYLTCKIGFHVQCKIWDTLGWKYEEHVVSYGYDRYRYSPFIVKPVTFYPSEVMRPVTQDIGKYCMIIDTRKIM